A stretch of the Actinomyces faecalis genome encodes the following:
- a CDS encoding Maf family protein: MILLASKSAGRLATLRAAGITPRVQVSDVDEPAVLAALARTALQDGAPAPSPAEQVQALARAKAQAVAASLSDADRAQDPSLLVVGCDSMLEIDGQVVGKPRSAQAARERWLSMRGRSGTLHTGHTVIRASDGEAQHGVSSTLVRFAFPSEEEIDAYVASSEPLWCAGAFTIDGLGGAFIEGVEGDPHGVVGLSLPLLRRLVTSLGVTWTDLWDLRRQEGLPSSSVTTEERQ, encoded by the coding sequence GTGATCCTCCTCGCCTCGAAGTCCGCCGGCCGCCTGGCCACGCTGCGCGCTGCCGGCATCACGCCCCGGGTCCAGGTCTCCGACGTCGACGAGCCTGCCGTGCTTGCCGCCCTGGCCCGCACTGCCCTGCAGGACGGAGCCCCGGCCCCCAGCCCCGCTGAGCAGGTCCAGGCCCTGGCACGTGCGAAGGCGCAGGCGGTAGCGGCCTCGCTGTCAGACGCCGACCGGGCCCAGGACCCGTCGCTGCTGGTAGTCGGCTGCGACTCGATGCTGGAGATCGACGGCCAGGTCGTGGGCAAGCCGCGCAGCGCGCAGGCGGCCCGCGAGCGCTGGCTGTCCATGCGCGGACGTAGCGGGACCCTGCACACTGGACACACCGTGATCCGGGCCTCGGACGGCGAGGCCCAGCACGGGGTGTCCTCCACGCTGGTTCGCTTCGCCTTCCCCAGCGAGGAGGAGATTGACGCCTACGTGGCCTCGAGCGAGCCGCTGTGGTGCGCCGGAGCCTTCACGATCGACGGCCTGGGCGGGGCCTTCATCGAGGGGGTGGAGGGCGACCCCCACGGCGTGGTCGGGCTGTCGCTGCCGCTGCTGCGCCGCCTGGTCACCTCCCTGGGAGTGACCTGGACGGACCTGTGGGACCTCAGGCGCCAGGAGGGCTTACCGTCCTCGTCCGTCACGACCGAGGAGCGTCAGTGA
- a CDS encoding biotin--[acetyl-CoA-carboxylase] ligase: MCAPDSSSPDGPCVSAGTPLSTGPGQTRAPGCRGVVVERTGSTNDDLRHALTGSDGLLDREAARCWPHLSWLRAEQQTAGRGRGGHVWTTPRRGALTMSFVLRPLVPLERLGWLPLLAGLALRDGLSEGGDLTGCGWQVATKWPNDVVLVPLIGSGGPGYAVGAAAEAAFAGLEPPAPPVVPGWGRARKVAGVLTELILPGKGREPGPRTEPGPSLTSPGHGQPDARDLAPAVVLGIGVNVGQEARDLPVPWATSLAVAGWDVGVEEVAARLARHLERVLTSWEAADGDPDLRPAGQETLGDRLRGACWTLGRQVRVRTPAGAQQGRAVDLRPGLVLAGAGVDVVVHAGDVEELRDEETE; the protein is encoded by the coding sequence GTGTGCGCCCCTGACTCCTCCAGCCCTGACGGCCCCTGCGTGAGCGCCGGGACGCCGTTGTCCACAGGTCCGGGACAGACGCGGGCGCCAGGCTGTCGTGGTGTCGTCGTGGAGCGCACCGGCTCGACCAACGATGACTTGCGCCACGCACTGACGGGCTCGGACGGTCTGCTCGACCGGGAGGCGGCACGGTGCTGGCCGCACCTGTCGTGGCTGCGGGCCGAGCAGCAGACCGCGGGCCGGGGGCGGGGTGGCCACGTGTGGACCACCCCGCGCCGCGGTGCGCTCACCATGTCCTTCGTGCTGCGTCCCCTGGTTCCGCTGGAGCGGCTGGGCTGGCTTCCTCTGCTGGCGGGGCTGGCGCTGCGTGACGGCCTGAGCGAGGGCGGGGATCTCACCGGGTGCGGCTGGCAGGTGGCGACCAAGTGGCCTAACGACGTCGTCCTCGTTCCCCTCATCGGCTCTGGTGGACCGGGGTACGCCGTCGGTGCAGCGGCCGAGGCTGCTTTCGCGGGGCTGGAACCGCCGGCGCCTCCCGTGGTGCCGGGCTGGGGGAGGGCCCGCAAGGTCGCCGGGGTCCTGACCGAGCTCATCCTGCCGGGGAAGGGGCGCGAGCCGGGGCCGCGTACGGAACCGGGCCCGTCCCTGACGTCCCCAGGTCACGGGCAGCCCGACGCGCGCGACCTGGCTCCCGCTGTCGTTCTCGGGATAGGGGTCAACGTGGGGCAGGAAGCCCGGGACCTGCCCGTTCCCTGGGCGACCTCCCTGGCAGTGGCTGGGTGGGACGTCGGTGTCGAGGAGGTGGCCGCGCGACTGGCCCGCCACCTGGAGCGGGTCCTGACGTCGTGGGAGGCTGCCGACGGCGACCCGGACCTGCGCCCCGCGGGTCAGGAGACGCTGGGGGACCGGCTGCGTGGCGCGTGCTGGACCCTAGGGCGGCAGGTGCGCGTGCGTACCCCCGCCGGAGCGCAGCAGGGACGGGCTGTCGACCTGCGGCCTGGGCTCGTGCTGGCAGGGGCGGGCGTCGACGTCGTCGTCCACGCGGGTGACGTCGAGGAGCTGCGGGACGAGGAGACCGAGTGA